Within uncultured Methanoregula sp., the genomic segment TACACGCACCCTTTTCGTACTGACAGTTTACCACATCCGGGTTGACGTCAAGGAGCACCCCCCCTTCTTCGCATCCACTGTGTTCCAGCAGGCCTTCCAGTTTTTTAACGGATTCAATAATAATATCCATCAGGCACTCTCCTCTTTCGTGGTAAGGATAACCCTTGCAGGAGACCCGTCGAGACCAGCAAGACGCAGTGGCAGTGCAATCATGTTGTAATCCCCTTCCGGAACTCCGGATAGATCTAAAAGTTCAATAACAATACAGTCGTGGCTGAGCAGTTCCCGGTGAACAGATCCATCGCAGACGAACGACTCGATCGAGAATGAATCTATGCCCACACAACACAGCCCGACCCCGGTGAGGTACCGGGCTGCATCCAGATTCAATGCCGGGTAATCCTCTTTAAATTTTGTGGATTCAGAAAATGAGGTTCTGAGCATGAGGCGCTGTATTCCATCCAGTTGTCCCATTAGGGACGTTTTTGTTATCGTACTTCCCTCTCCGGTCACATCGAGAACCCTGCATTTGCCGATCAGGTGCGAAAGGGGCACCCTGTCGATCGTGTCCCCGGATTTCAGATAATGAATGGGGGCGTCAATATGTGTCCCGGTGTGACTGTTCATGTGCATATCTGTGATCAGGTACAATCCCTTGTCCTCCTGCACGAATTCAGGAGGTGTATCTCCGGGATATACGAATGATCTACCGGTGAGCGGACGGGTTATATCGTAGAACTTCAATTTTCCTCCTTCCATCCCTGCCTCCCGATAAGGGGAACAAACCTCACTCCTCCATGCGAAGACTCCACGATTCGGCTACCGGTACGGACGATTCGGATGAGATTCTGGAGATCGCGATTACCGACAGGTGCCACAAGTCTCCCCTCTTCTGCAAGTTGATCAATGAGTGGTTGGGGGACCTGTGGTGTTGCGGCCGTTATAAGGATCCCGTTAAATGGAGCGCTGGCGGGATAGCCGATTGTACCGTCCCCCACAATCAGATCGACATTGGCTATTCCCAGCTTATCAAGGTTTGAGCGTGCAAGATCCGCCACCACAGGTATCCGTTCGATAGTAATAACCCTCTTTGCAAGTTTTCCAAGAATTGCTGCCTGGTACCCGCTTCCGGCTCCGATTTCAAGGATAGTGTCGTCCTGTCCCGGGTTCAGGAGTTCTGTCATAAGGGCAACGATATACGGCTGGGAAATAGTCTGTCCATTACCGATTGGTAGGGGGGAATCCTCGTAAGCAGCCTGGTCATACGGAGGAGGAATAAAAAAGTGACGGGGGATCTCTTTGATAACTGAGATGATACGGGGGTTCTGGATCCCCCGCGAACGAATCTGGTCCTCCACCATTCTTTCACGCTCAAATGCCCTGGGGTATTTGGTCATATGACCTCCTTTTTAGAACCCTGATTTCTCCGCCACGTCGATAGATGCATCGATCTGTTTTTGAAGTGATTCTGGCAGGCCGGCGATCTTCACATCAAGGAATCCCCTGATGATGGTAGCGGTGGCCTCGTCTTCATCAAGCCCCCGGGACATCAGGTATTCAATCTCATCTTTTGCCAGCTTTCCGACGGCTGCTTCGTGGGAGAGCTCAGTACCGACGACCGATCCTTCAATTTCAGGAATGGCGTATATCACGCCGTCCTTCAGGATTAGGCCTTTGCATTCCAGATGCCCCCGGGTGCCGGCAACCTTTCCATTGATGTGACCCCGGGAAATGATTGTCCCCCCCTTCGTGATGGCGCGGGTGATCAGCTCTGCACTGGCACCCGGGGCTTCAAGGATTGCGCGCGAACCGAGATCCATATAGGAACCCGGTGTTGAAATTACGATACTGCTGAACCTGGCAACCGAATTGGCCCCTTTCAGGGTTGCTGTGGGGTACATTTGCACTTTTTTAACCGGCTGCATGCAGACATAATTGGAGAGGAATACCCCGTTCTCTTCGACAATGGACGCACTCCGTGGATAGACTTCGATATCCTCGCTCCAGTTGTGAATCATTGTAAAGCTGATCTTGGCATTCTTTTTAATGTAGAACTCGGAGATCCCATAGTGAGCCCCACCTTTACCTACATGTGCCCCGCTGGCACATCCGGATATCATATGGAGCTCGGCCCCCTCTTCTGCGATAACGATATTGTGTACATGCTGGATCTGGTCCTTTCCGAGATAGAGGCATGCCTGGACCGGCATGACGTTATTCGAGCCTTTATGGGCAATGATGACATAACCCTTCGGATCTTTCTGTGCTGCGACGTATCTTGTTATGTCATCTTTTTCCGGTGAGACTACATTCCAGGAATATTCTTTCAGCCAGCCGTATTTTTCCATTGCCCGCTTGTAGGAGAGTACCTCGATACCGGATTCGCCGCATTCGGCCTGGACTATGTCCTGGTCCATCTGGAGGAATGTTCCACACCGGTTTTTCATCGAGAGATCAATTCCTGCCTGAGCAATACGCTCCTCATCAACTTTCGAGAGTTCCGGGACTTTTACGGGTGACGGCATTCGAGACACTCCTTGTAACCACGCTGTTTGATATCCTTTAAGATTTCCCGGGGGTTCCCATGGCACCGAATCTGCCCGTCACACATAACGTGTCCCTTGTCAGCATCGATGTAATCGAGAATATATCCCGTATGGGTAATGACGAGGCCGCTCTTCCTCCGTTTGATGAGGTGTTTGTCTTTTTCGAGAAGGGATCCAATGGTTGTCCCGATAAGGGAGATATTTTCCAGATCAACCCCGCTTTCCGGCTCGTCCAGCATGACGAAATCCGGGTTCTGGATCATGAGCTGCAGTACTTCGCTGCGTTTGATTTCTCCTCCGGAGAATCCTTTGTTGATGTCCCGCTCAAGGAATTTGTCCATGTGGACAGATGCTGCAAGTTTTGTGATGTCTTCATTCTTGGTTTTTGAGATTGCTGTAAGCATCTTTCCCAGTTTAAGGCCCGATATGGTTGGTGGGCGCTGGAACATCATTCCGATGCCCCGTTGTGCCCTCTCATGGGCATGCATTGCTGTTACATCCTCCCCTCGGAAAAGGATCTTTCCCTTGGTGATAGTATAATTGGAAAAACCCATAATAGTCATGAGGAGCGTTGTCTTGCCCGAACCGTTCGGACCGAGCAAGACATGGGTCTCCCCTTCACCGATGTGGAGGTTAATATCGTGCAACACCTCTTTGTCGCCGACCTTCACATATAAGTTCTGAATTTGCAGCATAGAATAATCACACACACTATGTCCCAGGCTCCAATTAACGCTTTTGACGTGAACATTACCTGTTTTACAATTAGACAGCCTTTAACCCCTCGTAGTATAGCATTGTATAGTCAGTGAATTATCATGAGAGCACAGAAAATATCCGATAAGAAAGGTAAGGCCGATCTGCGGAGGGGAACAAAGCATGCCAATGAGAGACTTTCTGTGCAGGAATCAGATCGCATACACGAGTTCACCAACCATATCATCTGCGGGGATGCGCAAACAACTCTCTCACAGATTCCGGATGAAAGCATAGACCTGATCATAACATCTCCACCCTATAATTTTGGTCATGCATATGCGGGAGATCCCCACGATGACACTCATGAATGGAATGCCTATTTTGAGGATCTTCTTGGTGTGTGGAGGGAGTGTGATCGTGTACTCAAGCCGGGCGGACGGATCGCTGTGAATGTCCAGCCCCTCTTTTCCGACTACATTCCAACTCATCATATCATCTCCCGCCAGCTTGCTGCTCTCGGTCTTCTCTGGAAAGCGGAATTTCTCTGGGAGAAGAATAACTATAATGCAAAATTCACGGCTTGGGGGAGCTGGAAATCCCCCTCGATGCCCTACATAAAATATACGTGGGAATTCATTGAAGTCTTTGATAAGATGACCCATAAAAAGGCCGGGAAGCGTGAAAATATTGACATCACTGCTGAGGAGTTCAAGGAATGGGTGATGGGCCGGTGGTCGTTTCCTCCGGAGACCCGGATGAAAGATTACCATCACCCAGCTATGTTCCCGGAGGAACTACCCCGTCGGCTCATGAAACTCTTCTCGTACAAAAACGATATTGTTCTCGATCCTTTCAACGGGGCAGGAACGACAACGCTGGTTGCATGGAAATACGGGCGACGTTTTATCGGCATCGATAATTCCCGCCAGTATTGTGACATGGCAATAACCCGCATTGGATCGGTTGCTCATGAAGATCCGTCTTCTGGCGAGTACCCCTTGCCCGGACTTCTCTACTTGGACAAATAATAAAGATCCCTGGTTTTTCAGGGACTCTCACACCGGCATATTCTTTTTTATAAAGTCATTCACACCTTTCCGGTCGTACTCATGGCTGATGATATAATTATAGACAATCGCATATTGCTCGTAAAGGGTGTGGAGATCACGGTATTTGTTCAGGTTTGCGTTATAATCAGAAACGAGGGTGTTATGACCTGATACCAGGGAATTATATTTCGCGATATTTCCGGAAGCTTTGAGGCTCGTCATCTGCTGTTCGAGCTGTACAATTTTCTCCTCCCCGGTTTTCAGATCCTGCCCTCTTGCCCTCACTTGCGGTTCAAGTTCCTTTGCTTTTTGTCCGGAAAAAAGGTTCATATCGTTGATGTACTTGGTTTCTTCTCCGAGGGTGTAGATCTTCGATCCTTTCCCAATAGGGATAACGATTGGATCCGATTGAAGTATGACTCCAGTATCCAGTGTTCCCGTCGGGACGCCAACGAAGGAAAAG encodes:
- a CDS encoding site-specific DNA-methyltransferase, producing the protein MRAQKISDKKGKADLRRGTKHANERLSVQESDRIHEFTNHIICGDAQTTLSQIPDESIDLIITSPPYNFGHAYAGDPHDDTHEWNAYFEDLLGVWRECDRVLKPGGRIAVNVQPLFSDYIPTHHIISRQLAALGLLWKAEFLWEKNNYNAKFTAWGSWKSPSMPYIKYTWEFIEVFDKMTHKKAGKRENIDITAEEFKEWVMGRWSFPPETRMKDYHHPAMFPEELPRRLMKLFSYKNDIVLDPFNGAGTTTLVAWKYGRRFIGIDNSRQYCDMAITRIGSVAHEDPSSGEYPLPGLLYLDK
- a CDS encoding ABC transporter ATP-binding protein; the protein is MLQIQNLYVKVGDKEVLHDINLHIGEGETHVLLGPNGSGKTTLLMTIMGFSNYTITKGKILFRGEDVTAMHAHERAQRGIGMMFQRPPTISGLKLGKMLTAISKTKNEDITKLAASVHMDKFLERDINKGFSGGEIKRSEVLQLMIQNPDFVMLDEPESGVDLENISLIGTTIGSLLEKDKHLIKRRKSGLVITHTGYILDYIDADKGHVMCDGQIRCHGNPREILKDIKQRGYKECLECRHP
- a CDS encoding protein-L-isoaspartate(D-aspartate) O-methyltransferase, with translation MTKYPRAFERERMVEDQIRSRGIQNPRIISVIKEIPRHFFIPPPYDQAAYEDSPLPIGNGQTISQPYIVALMTELLNPGQDDTILEIGAGSGYQAAILGKLAKRVITIERIPVVADLARSNLDKLGIANVDLIVGDGTIGYPASAPFNGILITAATPQVPQPLIDQLAEEGRLVAPVGNRDLQNLIRIVRTGSRIVESSHGGVRFVPLIGRQGWKEEN
- a CDS encoding cyclase family protein, which codes for MEGGKLKFYDITRPLTGRSFVYPGDTPPEFVQEDKGLYLITDMHMNSHTGTHIDAPIHYLKSGDTIDRVPLSHLIGKCRVLDVTGEGSTITKTSLMGQLDGIQRLMLRTSFSESTKFKEDYPALNLDAARYLTGVGLCCVGIDSFSIESFVCDGSVHRELLSHDCIVIELLDLSGVPEGDYNMIALPLRLAGLDGSPARVILTTKEESA
- a CDS encoding SufD family Fe-S cluster assembly protein, whose translation is MPSPVKVPELSKVDEERIAQAGIDLSMKNRCGTFLQMDQDIVQAECGESGIEVLSYKRAMEKYGWLKEYSWNVVSPEKDDITRYVAAQKDPKGYVIIAHKGSNNVMPVQACLYLGKDQIQHVHNIVIAEEGAELHMISGCASGAHVGKGGAHYGISEFYIKKNAKISFTMIHNWSEDIEVYPRSASIVEENGVFLSNYVCMQPVKKVQMYPTATLKGANSVARFSSIVISTPGSYMDLGSRAILEAPGASAELITRAITKGGTIISRGHINGKVAGTRGHLECKGLILKDGVIYAIPEIEGSVVGTELSHEAAVGKLAKDEIEYLMSRGLDEDEATATIIRGFLDVKIAGLPESLQKQIDASIDVAEKSGF